A genome region from Syntrophaceae bacterium includes the following:
- the atpG gene encoding ATP synthase F1 subunit gamma translates to MAALRDIKRQIIAVGKTKQITRAMNMVAAAKLKSAQLRMENFRPYAIKFMDVLSSLALRVDTRAHALLAVRDPRRIRVILMTSDRGLCGSFNSNLIKTAEQFMAAKQKEGKEVSLIPVGRKARDYFRKKAKIVNAHADVFRRFDMSLAIAIGEDAIPAFIAEEYDELYLIYSEFFNVGVQKPKIVRLLPLPSIGGEDVEIDKRIDYIYEPSDEVLLDQLLPMYLRVLIYRALLETSAGENGARMVAMDNATSNCEEMVRTLTLKFNKARQQAITMELMDIVGGTEALKARR, encoded by the coding sequence ATGGCCGCACTGAGAGACATCAAGCGACAGATCATCGCGGTTGGCAAGACCAAGCAGATCACCCGGGCCATGAACATGGTTGCGGCCGCGAAGCTCAAGTCCGCCCAGCTCCGGATGGAGAACTTCCGGCCCTACGCGATCAAGTTCATGGACGTGCTCAGCAGCCTCGCCCTGCGCGTGGACACGAGGGCCCACGCCCTGCTGGCCGTGAGGGACCCCCGGAGGATCCGGGTCATCCTCATGACCTCCGACCGGGGCCTCTGCGGGAGCTTCAACTCGAACCTGATCAAGACCGCCGAGCAGTTCATGGCGGCCAAGCAGAAGGAAGGCAAGGAGGTGTCGCTCATCCCCGTCGGCCGCAAGGCCCGCGACTACTTCCGCAAGAAGGCGAAGATCGTCAACGCCCACGCCGACGTCTTCCGGAGGTTCGACATGAGCCTCGCCATCGCCATCGGCGAGGATGCCATCCCGGCCTTCATCGCCGAGGAGTACGACGAGCTGTACCTGATCTACAGCGAGTTCTTCAACGTGGGCGTCCAGAAGCCCAAGATCGTCCGGCTGCTGCCCCTGCCGTCCATCGGGGGCGAGGACGTGGAGATCGACAAGCGGATCGACTACATCTACGAGCCCTCCGACGAGGTCCTGCTCGACCAGCTGCTGCCCATGTACCTGCGCGTCCTGATCTACCGGGCCCTCCTGGAGACCTCGGCCGGCGAGAACGGCGCCCGGATGGTGGCCATGGACAACGCCACGAGCAACTGCGAGGAGATGGTCCGTACGCTGACGCTGAAGTTCAACAAGGCCCGGCAGCAGGCCATCACGATGGAGCTGATGGACATCGTGGGCGGCACCGAGGCCCTCAAGGCACGCCGATGA
- the atpD gene encoding F0F1 ATP synthase subunit beta, which yields MNIGTVVQVIGPVVDVEFPEGKLPNILTALTITNKAIDDTEDNLVIEVAQHLGDNVVRCIAMDITDGLVRGMPVKDTGAPIMVPVGEAGLGRIINVVGRPVDGLGPIVTDKRMPVHRPAPTFLEQDTSVHVLETGVKVIDLLVPFPRGGKMGMFGGAGVGKTVVMMEMIHNIAMHHGGISVFAGVGERTREGNDLYLEMKQSGVISKAALIYGQMTEPPGARARVALTALAAAEYFRDVEGQDVLLFVDNIFRFTQAGSEVSALLGRMPSAVGYQPTLATDLGALQERITSTDKGSITAVQCVYVPADDLTDPAPATTFAHLDGTVVLSRPIAELGIYPAVDPLDSTSRILDPNVLGEEHYQVARNVQLILQRYKDLQDIIAILGMDELSEEDKLTVSRARKIQRFLSQPFFVAAQFTGTEGKFVPVKETVRGFKEILEGKHDDLPEQAFYMVGGIEEAVEKARRLAE from the coding sequence ATGAATATCGGAACCGTGGTACAGGTCATCGGGCCTGTTGTCGACGTGGAGTTCCCGGAGGGAAAGCTTCCCAATATCCTCACGGCCCTCACCATCACGAACAAGGCCATTGACGACACGGAGGACAACCTCGTCATCGAGGTGGCCCAGCACCTGGGCGACAACGTGGTGCGCTGCATCGCCATGGACATCACAGACGGCCTGGTGCGGGGCATGCCGGTGAAGGACACGGGCGCCCCGATCATGGTCCCCGTCGGCGAGGCGGGGCTCGGGCGCATCATCAACGTCGTCGGGCGGCCCGTGGACGGCCTGGGCCCCATCGTGACCGACAAGAGGATGCCCGTGCACCGTCCGGCCCCCACGTTCCTCGAGCAGGACACGTCGGTCCACGTCCTCGAGACGGGCGTCAAGGTCATCGACCTGCTGGTTCCCTTCCCCCGCGGCGGCAAGATGGGCATGTTCGGCGGCGCCGGCGTCGGCAAGACCGTCGTCATGATGGAGATGATCCACAACATCGCCATGCACCACGGCGGCATCTCCGTGTTCGCCGGCGTGGGTGAGCGCACCCGCGAGGGCAACGACCTCTACCTCGAGATGAAGCAGTCGGGTGTTATCTCCAAGGCCGCCCTGATCTACGGCCAGATGACGGAACCCCCGGGAGCCCGGGCCCGCGTGGCCCTCACGGCCCTGGCCGCCGCCGAGTACTTCCGCGATGTCGAAGGGCAGGACGTGCTGCTCTTCGTCGACAACATCTTCCGGTTCACCCAGGCGGGCTCTGAGGTCTCCGCCCTCCTGGGCCGCATGCCGTCCGCTGTCGGTTACCAGCCCACGCTGGCCACGGACCTGGGCGCCCTGCAGGAGCGGATCACCTCGACGGACAAGGGCTCCATCACGGCCGTGCAGTGCGTTTACGTGCCTGCCGACGACCTGACGGACCCGGCCCCGGCCACGACGTTCGCCCACCTCGACGGGACGGTCGTTCTCTCCCGGCCCATCGCCGAGCTGGGGATCTACCCCGCCGTGGACCCGCTGGACTCGACCTCGCGCATCCTCGACCCCAACGTCCTGGGCGAGGAGCACTACCAGGTGGCCCGCAACGTCCAGCTGATCCTGCAGCGCTACAAGGACCTCCAGGACATCATCGCCATCCTGGGCATGGACGAGCTCTCCGAGGAGGACAAGCTCACGGTGAGCCGCGCCCGGAAGATTCAGCGCTTCCTGTCGCAGCCCTTCTTCGTCGCCGCCCAGTTCACGGGCACCGAGGGCAAGTTCGTCCCCGTCAAGGAGACGGTGCGCGGGTTCAAGGAAATCCTGGAAGGCAAGCACGATGATCTGCCCGAGCAGGCCTTCTACATGGTGGGCGGCATCGAGGAAGCCGTCGAAAAGGCCCGGAGGCTGGCCGAATAA
- a CDS encoding F0F1 ATP synthase subunit epsilon, whose amino-acid sequence MAEELLLEIVTPEKLAFSGTVDEVTCPGSEGEFGVLRGHASLLSAIKFGELSYLKDGKRVSYAVNTGYAEVTGSKVTVLVETAERADQIDVERARRAKEAAEQKLAKFAKEDPEYERAKAALERAEARLKIAGQS is encoded by the coding sequence ATGGCGGAAGAGCTCTTGCTGGAGATCGTGACCCCGGAGAAGCTTGCATTCAGCGGGACGGTCGATGAGGTGACGTGCCCCGGGAGCGAAGGCGAATTCGGCGTCCTCAGGGGCCATGCCTCGCTGCTGTCGGCCATCAAGTTCGGGGAGCTGAGCTACCTGAAGGACGGCAAGCGCGTCAGCTACGCCGTCAACACGGGCTACGCCGAGGTGACGGGCAGCAAGGTGACGGTGCTGGTCGAGACGGCCGAGCGCGCCGACCAGATCGACGTGGAGCGGGCGCGGCGGGCCAAGGAGGCGGCCGAGCAGAAGCTGGCGAAGTTCGCCAAGGAGGACCCGGAGTACGAGCGGGCCAAGGCCGCCCTCGAGCGGGCGGAGGCGCGGCTCAAGATCGCCGGGCAGTCGTAG
- a CDS encoding Na+/H+ antiporter subunit E yields the protein MAKLATFLIMAVVWVVLSGMFDPFHLTLGVLCCGLVAHFSSGLLFWGGDAKSWIRGFAGWVLYVPSLLWEIVLANLHVIRVVLHPRMLDIIDPQIIRFRTVLTRPISKVTLGQSITLTPGTVTVDIRGDEFTVHALDRAVAEGCPGAMEERIRKALEAR from the coding sequence ATGGCTAAGCTTGCCACGTTTCTCATCATGGCCGTCGTCTGGGTCGTCCTTTCGGGGATGTTCGACCCCTTTCACCTGACCCTGGGGGTCCTCTGCTGCGGGCTCGTCGCGCACTTCAGCAGCGGCCTGCTGTTCTGGGGCGGTGATGCGAAATCCTGGATTCGCGGTTTTGCGGGCTGGGTCCTCTACGTCCCGAGCCTGCTCTGGGAGATCGTCCTGGCAAACCTCCACGTCATCCGCGTGGTGCTCCACCCCCGCATGCTGGATATCATCGACCCGCAGATCATCCGTTTCCGCACGGTCCTCACGAGGCCGATTTCCAAGGTGACCCTCGGCCAATCCATCACCTTGACCCCGGGCACGGTCACCGTGGACATCCGCGGTGACGAGTTCACGGTGCATGCGCTGGACCGGGCCGTGGCGGAAGGCTGCCCCGGAGCGATGGAGGAGCGGATCCGCAAGGCCCTGGAGGCTCGGTGA
- a CDS encoding pH regulation protein F, translating to MQTVMLAGAVAIILLIFPTLYRMIAGPSVFDRIIGGNMIGTKATVLLLFIGVLFENVSMFVDIALAYALLNFIGTLAAAKYFQHRPAEGPQDGGDAKEEARS from the coding sequence ATGCAGACGGTGATGCTTGCAGGGGCCGTGGCCATCATCCTGCTGATCTTCCCGACGCTGTACCGCATGATCGCCGGGCCGTCGGTCTTCGACCGGATCATCGGCGGCAACATGATCGGCACCAAGGCGACGGTGCTGCTGCTGTTCATCGGTGTCCTGTTCGAAAACGTGAGCATGTTCGTGGACATCGCTCTGGCCTACGCCCTGCTGAACTTCATCGGGACCCTGGCGGCGGCGAAGTACTTCCAGCACCGGCCCGCGGAGGGCCCGCAGGACGGAGGGGACGCGAAGGAGGAGGCCCGGTCATGA
- a CDS encoding monovalent cation/H(+) antiporter subunit G, whose protein sequence is MNILATVLIATGILVLACGVIGILRLPDFYTRMHAAGKTDSLGAVLIVLGFALYNGQSLAPADLLVSVKILFIAVFIFVASPTATHAIMQTAIALGVKPWSRKEEKP, encoded by the coding sequence ATCAACATCCTCGCCACGGTCCTGATCGCAACGGGGATTCTCGTCCTGGCCTGCGGCGTCATCGGCATCCTGCGCCTGCCCGACTTCTACACCCGGATGCACGCAGCGGGGAAAACCGACTCTCTGGGAGCGGTGCTCATCGTGCTGGGCTTTGCGCTGTACAACGGGCAGAGCCTCGCCCCGGCGGACCTCCTGGTCAGCGTGAAGATCCTGTTCATCGCCGTGTTCATCTTCGTCGCGAGCCCCACCGCCACGCATGCAATCATGCAGACCGCCATCGCCCTGGGGGTCAAGCCCTGGAGCAGGAAGGAGGAGAAGCCATGA
- a CDS encoding DUF4040 domain-containing protein gives MIWQADLLLLTLVVICGVTTIVLKDLLAATLVFGVYSFLMCLLWAEMGAVDVAFTEATVGAGVSTMLFIATILRTARRSKD, from the coding sequence ATGATCTGGCAGGCCGACCTGCTGCTGCTGACCCTGGTGGTGATCTGCGGGGTCACCACCATCGTCCTGAAGGATTTGCTGGCCGCCACGCTCGTCTTCGGCGTCTACAGTTTCCTGATGTGTCTGCTCTGGGCCGAGATGGGGGCCGTGGACGTGGCGTTCACGGAGGCCACCGTCGGCGCCGGCGTCAGCACGATGCTGTTTATCGCCACGATCCTGCGGACCGCGAGGAGGAGCAAGGATTGA
- a CDS encoding cation:proton antiporter subunit C, giving the protein MEAILDEIIAKYNYWIYVVLMMIGFYAMIGKNNLVKKLLGMNIFQTAIILMFISSGVKKGGLIPVLDKQAALEHGVNAALINNPVPHVLMLTAIVVSVSVTGVALALIQRIHRRYGTLEENEILEKADR; this is encoded by the coding sequence ATGGAAGCGATTCTGGACGAGATCATCGCCAAGTACAACTACTGGATCTACGTCGTGCTGATGATGATCGGCTTCTACGCGATGATCGGGAAGAACAACCTCGTCAAGAAGCTCCTGGGGATGAACATCTTCCAGACCGCCATCATCCTCATGTTCATCTCCTCGGGCGTGAAGAAGGGCGGCCTCATCCCGGTCCTCGACAAGCAGGCGGCCCTGGAGCACGGCGTCAACGCGGCGCTGATCAACAACCCGGTGCCCCACGTCCTGATGCTGACGGCCATCGTGGTCTCCGTGAGCGTCACGGGGGTTGCGCTGGCGCTCATACAGCGGATCCACCGGCGCTACGGCACGCTCGAAGAAAACGAAATCCTGGAGAAGGCGGACCGGTGA
- a CDS encoding monovalent cation/H+ antiporter subunit D family protein produces MHAEFSYWPLAAVLISLLGTVPILLSDRRPNLREAWTVLISVGKFVLVASMLPAVLAGGGYRFTVAEVLPGAAIALRVDAMGMYFALVASFLWILTSVYSIGYMRAMDEHDQTRYYASFAVAMSATIGVAFSANLLTLYLFYEMLSLSTYPLVTHKQDAEARSAGRKYLTYLLGSSVALTLPAMILIYTLTGTLDFTAGGILAGKADASTVSILLVLLVFGFAKAAVMPLHGWLPAAMVAPTPVSSFLHGVAVVKVGVFSILRVVFFVFGTGLLADLNLGAVLTALASVTIIGASLVALTQDNLKRRLAYSTIGQLSYMILGAGMLNAAGMAGGLLHLSMHAFGKITLFLCAGAIYVAAHRSNISEMDGLGRRMPVTYAAFFLASLSIIGMPPLGGFLSKWSMVIGAVEGGRLLLVAVILVSSLLNAAYFFPIVYRGFFARAAEGGGQEEIREAPVLCLIPLSVTALFCLVLFLWPTLALELIRRVVSP; encoded by the coding sequence ATGCATGCTGAATTCTCATATTGGCCGCTGGCGGCCGTGCTGATCTCCCTGCTGGGGACGGTGCCGATCCTGCTGTCGGATCGCCGCCCGAACCTGCGCGAGGCCTGGACCGTTCTGATCTCCGTCGGCAAGTTCGTCCTCGTCGCCTCCATGCTGCCCGCCGTGCTCGCCGGCGGCGGCTACCGGTTCACCGTGGCGGAGGTCCTCCCCGGGGCGGCGATCGCCCTGCGCGTGGACGCCATGGGGATGTACTTCGCCCTGGTGGCGTCGTTCCTGTGGATCCTGACCTCGGTCTACTCGATCGGGTACATGCGCGCCATGGACGAGCACGACCAGACGCGCTACTACGCCTCGTTCGCCGTGGCCATGTCGGCGACCATCGGCGTCGCGTTCTCCGCGAACCTGCTCACCCTGTACCTCTTCTACGAGATGCTGTCGCTGTCGACGTACCCGCTCGTGACGCACAAGCAGGACGCCGAGGCGCGCTCCGCGGGCCGGAAGTATCTCACGTACCTGCTGGGCTCGTCCGTCGCGCTCACCCTGCCCGCCATGATCTTGATCTACACGCTGACGGGCACGCTCGACTTCACCGCCGGCGGGATCCTGGCGGGAAAGGCCGATGCGTCGACGGTGTCGATCCTGCTGGTGCTGCTCGTCTTCGGGTTCGCCAAGGCGGCCGTCATGCCCCTGCACGGCTGGCTGCCTGCCGCGATGGTGGCCCCCACGCCGGTGAGCAGCTTCCTGCACGGCGTGGCCGTCGTCAAGGTCGGGGTGTTCTCGATTTTGCGGGTGGTGTTCTTTGTCTTCGGCACCGGCCTGCTGGCCGATCTCAACCTGGGTGCGGTCCTCACGGCCCTGGCCTCCGTCACGATCATCGGGGCGTCGCTCGTGGCCCTCACGCAGGACAACCTGAAGCGAAGGCTGGCGTATTCCACGATCGGGCAGCTCTCCTACATGATCCTCGGCGCAGGGATGCTGAACGCGGCGGGGATGGCGGGAGGGCTTCTGCACCTGTCCATGCACGCCTTCGGCAAGATCACCCTGTTCCTCTGCGCCGGGGCGATCTACGTGGCCGCCCACAGGAGTAACATCAGCGAGATGGACGGGCTGGGCCGCCGGATGCCGGTGACCTACGCGGCCTTCTTCCTGGCGAGCCTGTCGATCATCGGCATGCCGCCCCTGGGCGGCTTCCTGAGCAAGTGGAGCATGGTGATCGGGGCCGTCGAGGGAGGCCGGCTTCTTCTGGTCGCGGTGATCCTGGTGAGTTCCCTGCTCAATGCGGCCTACTTCTTCCCGATCGTCTACCGCGGGTTTTTCGCCCGGGCGGCGGAGGGAGGCGGGCAGGAGGAGATCCGGGAGGCGCCGGTTCTGTGCCTGATCCCGCTGAGCGTCACGGCGCTGTTCTGCCTGGTGCTGTTTCTCTGGCCGACGCTTGCGCTGGAGCTGATCCGGAGGGTCGTATCGCCCTGA
- a CDS encoding Na(+)/H(+) antiporter subunit D produces MIASAWPPGLILILAALPAALLRGRPRRAWMLLVPVLSLLNMLSLPEGNQFLVPFFGQELVLARVDRLSVVFGIIFHIIAFIANLYALQVEDRLQNAAGLVYAGAAIGAVFAGDFFTLFVFWEMMTLSATFLIMARRTEKAMAAGFRYFMVHVVSGLCLLGGILLQVQATGTVAFGYIGLGGGLSSWLIFIGFGVNSAWPLLHFWLPDAYPESTVTGAVFLSAFTTKTAVYVLARAFPGTEALIWIGAAMTVFPIFFAVIENNLRRVLSYSLINQVGFMMVGIGIGTELSLNGTVSHAFSHILYKALLFMSMGAVLHQTGKINATDVGGLYRSMPWTCTFCIVGAASISAFPLFSGFVSKSMVMEAAALGDLRLVWFMMLFASAGVLHHAGIKIPFCAFFSHDSGIRCKEAPLPMLLAMGLAAALCIGIGVYPQPLYSLLPYPTDFQPYTAGHVISQAQLLLFAALAFALMLLSGTHPPEIRAINLDVDVLTRKGGRAFYRLADSTLNALNDWADEVFSRRLTRGLGLFFRKPVCNLQRLGFRALALLYGNHEWMKRKMSVSEARCETGAHPVGDGVLRAVLLLTVLTILVLLW; encoded by the coding sequence ATGATCGCTAGCGCCTGGCCCCCCGGACTGATCCTGATCCTGGCCGCCCTGCCGGCGGCGCTCCTGCGCGGCCGCCCTCGCCGGGCGTGGATGCTGCTCGTCCCGGTGCTCAGCCTGCTCAACATGCTCTCTTTGCCGGAGGGGAATCAATTCCTGGTGCCGTTTTTCGGCCAGGAGCTGGTGCTCGCCCGCGTCGATCGGCTGAGCGTGGTCTTCGGGATCATCTTCCACATCATCGCCTTCATCGCCAACCTCTACGCCCTGCAGGTGGAGGACCGGCTGCAAAACGCCGCCGGCCTCGTCTACGCCGGGGCCGCCATCGGGGCCGTTTTTGCCGGCGACTTCTTCACGCTGTTCGTCTTCTGGGAGATGATGACGCTGAGCGCCACGTTCCTCATCATGGCGCGGCGCACCGAGAAGGCCATGGCCGCGGGGTTCCGCTACTTCATGGTGCACGTCGTGTCGGGCCTGTGCCTGCTGGGCGGCATCCTGCTGCAGGTCCAGGCCACGGGAACGGTCGCCTTCGGCTACATCGGGCTCGGGGGCGGGCTGTCGTCCTGGCTGATCTTCATCGGCTTCGGCGTCAACAGCGCGTGGCCGCTCCTGCACTTCTGGCTGCCCGATGCCTACCCCGAGTCCACCGTGACCGGCGCCGTGTTCCTCTCGGCCTTCACCACGAAGACGGCCGTCTACGTCCTGGCCCGGGCCTTCCCGGGCACGGAGGCCCTCATCTGGATCGGTGCGGCCATGACGGTCTTCCCGATCTTCTTCGCCGTGATCGAGAACAACCTGCGACGGGTACTGTCCTACAGCCTGATCAACCAGGTCGGCTTCATGATGGTCGGCATCGGGATCGGCACCGAGCTGTCCCTGAACGGCACCGTGTCCCACGCGTTCAGCCACATCCTGTACAAGGCGCTGCTGTTCATGTCCATGGGCGCGGTGCTGCACCAGACCGGGAAGATCAACGCCACCGATGTGGGGGGCCTGTACCGGTCCATGCCGTGGACCTGCACGTTCTGCATCGTCGGGGCGGCCTCCATCTCCGCCTTCCCGCTGTTCAGCGGCTTCGTCAGCAAGTCGATGGTCATGGAGGCGGCGGCTCTCGGCGATCTTCGACTCGTGTGGTTCATGATGCTCTTCGCCTCGGCCGGGGTCCTGCACCACGCCGGGATCAAGATCCCCTTCTGCGCGTTCTTCTCCCACGACTCGGGGATCCGCTGCAAGGAGGCCCCGCTGCCCATGCTGCTGGCGATGGGCCTGGCCGCGGCGCTCTGCATCGGGATCGGCGTCTATCCGCAACCGCTCTACAGCCTGCTCCCCTATCCGACGGACTTTCAGCCCTACACGGCCGGTCACGTGATCTCGCAGGCCCAGCTGCTGCTCTTCGCGGCCCTCGCGTTCGCCCTCATGCTGCTGTCGGGCACGCACCCGCCGGAAATCCGCGCCATCAATCTCGACGTCGACGTACTCACCCGCAAGGGCGGCCGCGCCTTCTACCGCCTCGCGGACAGCACCCTGAACGCGCTGAACGACTGGGCGGACGAGGTTTTCTCACGGCGCCTGACGCGCGGGCTCGGCCTGTTCTTCCGGAAGCCGGTCTGCAATTTGCAGCGCCTCGGTTTCCGTGCGCTTGCCCTGCTTTACGGCAACCACGAGTGGATGAAGCGGAAGATGTCTGTCTCGGAGGCCCGCTGCGAGACCGGGGCGCATCCCGTCGGTGACGGCGTCCTGCGTGCGGTGCTGCTGCTGACGGTGCTGACGATTCTGGTGCTTCTCTGGTAG
- the greA gene encoding transcription elongation factor GreA — translation MEKMPITKAGFERLKRELEQLKRVLIPENIRAIEEARGHGDISENAEYQYAKERQSFLHGRQQELENCLATCQIVELNGVTGDRVVFGTTVAFADIDTGDETRYQLVGPYESDVAKNRISVTSPIGKALIGKSVGDIVRVKTPGGVREVEIVDIAVEEPSEP, via the coding sequence ATGGAGAAGATGCCCATCACCAAGGCGGGTTTCGAGAGGCTGAAGCGGGAGCTCGAGCAGCTCAAGAGGGTCCTGATCCCCGAGAACATCAGGGCCATCGAAGAGGCGCGGGGCCACGGCGACATCTCGGAGAACGCCGAGTACCAGTACGCCAAGGAGCGCCAGTCCTTCCTGCACGGTCGCCAGCAGGAACTCGAGAACTGCCTGGCCACCTGCCAGATCGTGGAGCTCAACGGCGTCACCGGAGACCGGGTCGTCTTCGGCACGACCGTCGCCTTCGCCGACATCGACACGGGCGACGAGACCCGCTACCAGCTGGTCGGCCCGTACGAGTCCGACGTGGCAAAGAACCGCATTTCCGTCACCTCGCCGATCGGCAAGGCCCTCATCGGCAAGAGCGTGGGCGATATCGTCCGCGTCAAGACGCCCGGGGGCGTCCGGGAAGTGGAGATCGTGGACATCGCCGTAGAGGAGCCGTCGGAGCCGTAG
- the moaA gene encoding GTP 3',8-cyclase MoaA — protein MLDKYKREINYLRVSITDRCNLRCVYCMPKEGLSLLGHDDILKYEEMLRIVGIARKLGIAKVRVTGGEPLVRRGVTGFLAELGKLGLEDISLTTNGILLESFAEPIRKAGVGRINVSLDSLDPERYARITRGGDLSAVLRGLERAGEAGFSPIKINVVAVRGFNDDEAVAFARLTLEKPYEIRFIELMPIGGEKGSGEKYVSNDELMERIARVGTLHPVESGRPKRNLSGPASRFRLQGARGVIGFISPISHNFCHACNRLRLTADGGLRACLMVDGEVDLKSPMRSGCTDADLEELIRRAILNKPLGQNTGGSAEDRHRRKCAREMPTIGG, from the coding sequence ATGCTCGACAAGTACAAGCGAGAGATCAACTACCTCCGGGTCTCCATCACGGACCGCTGCAACCTCCGGTGCGTCTACTGCATGCCGAAGGAGGGCCTGTCGCTTCTCGGCCACGATGACATCCTGAAATACGAGGAGATGCTGCGGATCGTCGGGATCGCGCGGAAGCTCGGCATCGCGAAGGTCCGGGTCACGGGCGGAGAGCCGCTCGTCCGCAGGGGGGTCACCGGCTTCCTGGCCGAGCTCGGCAAGCTGGGGCTCGAGGACATCAGCCTCACCACGAACGGCATCCTCCTGGAGAGCTTTGCCGAGCCGATCCGGAAGGCGGGTGTCGGCCGGATCAATGTGAGCCTCGACTCGCTCGATCCGGAGCGCTATGCCCGCATCACCCGGGGCGGCGACCTGTCGGCCGTCCTCCGAGGGCTGGAACGGGCCGGCGAGGCCGGTTTTTCCCCGATCAAGATCAACGTCGTGGCCGTGCGGGGGTTCAATGACGACGAGGCGGTCGCCTTTGCCCGGCTGACCCTGGAGAAACCTTACGAAATCCGGTTCATCGAGCTCATGCCGATCGGCGGCGAGAAGGGCAGCGGCGAGAAGTACGTGTCCAACGACGAACTGATGGAACGGATCGCCCGCGTCGGCACCCTCCATCCCGTCGAGAGCGGCAGGCCGAAAAGGAACCTGAGCGGCCCGGCCAGCCGTTTCCGCCTCCAGGGGGCCCGGGGCGTCATCGGCTTCATCAGCCCCATCAGCCACAATTTCTGCCATGCCTGCAACCGGCTTCGCCTCACCGCCGACGGGGGCCTGCGGGCCTGCCTGATGGTGGACGGGGAGGTGGATCTCAAAAGTCCGATGCGCAGCGGGTGCACCGACGCGGATCTCGAGGAGCTCATCCGACGGGCCATTTTGAACAAGCCCCTGGGACAGAACACCGGGGGGTCGGCGGAGGATCGCCACCGGAGAAAGTGTGCCCGTGAAATGCCCACGATCGGCGGCTAG
- the amrS gene encoding AmmeMemoRadiSam system radical SAM enzyme, with protein MREAMLYEKLEGGDVRCSLCGHRCRIAPAKRGVCGVRENRDGTLHTLVYGCVVAANVDPVEKKPLYHVLPGSDSYSIAAAGCNFRCSFCQNHEISQMPREEGRIAGREMSPREIVNKAIYTESKSISYTYTEPTVFFEFARDTGLLARREGLKNIFVTNGFMTPEALEAASDWLDAANVDLKSFRDDFYRRQCGARLEPVLETLRAMRQRGIWVEVTTLVIPTLNDDEGELRDIAAFIRSLGDEVPWHVSRFFPRYKAQNLSPTPVQTIERALEIGREAGLKHVYGGNVPGSASDHTYCSACHNLLIARQGYSIRAYNLQGTQCRRCGTTLAGIFTS; from the coding sequence ATCAGAGAGGCCATGCTCTACGAAAAACTCGAGGGGGGCGATGTCCGATGCTCCCTCTGCGGGCACCGCTGCAGGATCGCCCCGGCGAAGAGGGGTGTCTGCGGCGTGCGGGAAAACCGGGACGGGACGCTCCATACCCTCGTCTACGGCTGCGTTGTAGCCGCCAATGTCGACCCCGTGGAGAAGAAACCCCTCTACCACGTGCTTCCGGGGTCGGATTCCTATTCCATCGCCGCGGCGGGCTGCAACTTCCGCTGCTCGTTCTGCCAGAACCACGAGATCTCGCAGATGCCGCGGGAGGAGGGGCGGATCGCGGGCCGGGAGATGAGCCCCCGCGAGATCGTGAACAAGGCCATCTACACGGAGTCGAAATCGATTTCCTACACCTACACGGAGCCCACGGTCTTCTTCGAGTTCGCCCGCGACACGGGCCTCCTGGCACGCCGGGAGGGCCTGAAGAACATCTTCGTCACCAACGGCTTCATGACGCCGGAGGCGCTCGAAGCCGCCTCGGACTGGCTCGATGCCGCCAACGTCGATCTCAAGTCCTTCCGCGACGACTTCTACCGGCGGCAATGCGGCGCCCGGCTGGAACCGGTCCTTGAGACGCTCCGGGCCATGCGGCAGAGGGGGATCTGGGTCGAGGTGACGACGCTCGTCATCCCGACCCTCAACGACGACGAGGGCGAGCTGAGGGACATCGCCGCCTTCATCCGATCGCTGGGGGACGAGGTCCCCTGGCATGTGAGCCGCTTTTTCCCGCGCTACAAGGCGCAGAACCTCTCCCCGACGCCGGTGCAGACCATCGAGCGGGCCCTGGAAATCGGGAGGGAGGCGGGCCTCAAGCACGTCTACGGCGGCAACGTGCCGGGGAGCGCGAGCGACCACACGTACTGTTCCGCATGTCACAATCTGCTGATCGCCCGGCAGGGGTACAGCATCCGGGCGTACAACCTGCAGGGGACGCAATGCCGTCGATGCGGGACCACTCTGGCAGGAATCTTCACATCGTGA